The proteins below are encoded in one region of Bosea sp. BIWAKO-01:
- a CDS encoding peptide ABC transporter substrate-binding protein, with protein sequence MNSQDIQGMVNNLKEGRLSRRSFIQRMAAVGITAPIASQILAWNGVAMANATIEYKPTKAGGGGPLKILLWQAPTLLNPHFASGTKDQVASRVFYEPLAGWDKEGNLFPQLAAEAPTKANGGLSEDGKSVTWKLKQGVTWHDGKPFTADDVVFTWEYAADPATAAYTTGAYKDIKVEKIDSHTVKVIFKEATPFWADAFVGVAGMIIPKHHFGEYKGAKSREAPANLKPVGTGPYKFVDFKPGDVLTGTRNENYHVQNKPHFDTLEVKGGGDAISAARAVLQTGEYDYAWDTLVEDEVLKRMETGGRGKISAAQAGDVEFITLNTTDPWTEVDGERSSVKTKHPTLSDPAVRQAINLLIDRDSIQKFIYGRGGIATASFVNQPKQFKSEKLKYEFSVEKANKILDEAGWKKGADGIREKDGKKLKFVFQTSINAPRQKVQAIIKQACQRAGIDLELKSVTASVFFSSDVANPDTYTKLYVDMEMYTTTQPQPDPERFLNQFVSWEIANKENKWLGRNVSRYSDPAADEAYKAAQKELDPAKRAALLIKVNEIFCEANVILPVLSRTKVVAAALTLAHDHSGWDVDTWNLASWYRN encoded by the coding sequence ATGAATAGTCAAGATATCCAGGGGATGGTGAACAATCTGAAGGAAGGGCGCCTGTCGCGGCGGTCCTTTATTCAGAGAATGGCGGCTGTGGGTATCACGGCGCCGATCGCGAGCCAGATCCTTGCCTGGAACGGCGTCGCGATGGCGAACGCTACAATCGAATACAAGCCGACCAAGGCTGGCGGCGGTGGGCCGTTGAAGATCCTGCTCTGGCAGGCGCCGACCCTGCTGAACCCGCATTTCGCGTCCGGCACCAAGGATCAGGTCGCCTCGCGCGTCTTCTACGAGCCGCTCGCCGGCTGGGACAAGGAGGGCAATCTCTTCCCGCAGCTCGCCGCCGAAGCTCCCACCAAGGCCAATGGCGGCCTCTCCGAGGACGGCAAGAGCGTCACCTGGAAGCTGAAGCAGGGCGTGACCTGGCATGACGGCAAGCCGTTCACGGCCGACGACGTCGTCTTCACCTGGGAATACGCCGCCGATCCGGCGACCGCCGCCTACACCACCGGCGCCTACAAGGACATCAAGGTCGAGAAGATCGACTCCCACACCGTCAAGGTGATCTTCAAGGAAGCGACGCCGTTCTGGGCCGATGCTTTCGTCGGCGTCGCCGGCATGATCATCCCGAAGCATCATTTCGGCGAGTACAAGGGCGCCAAGTCGCGCGAGGCTCCGGCGAACCTGAAGCCCGTCGGCACCGGCCCCTACAAGTTCGTCGACTTCAAGCCGGGCGACGTCCTCACCGGCACGCGCAACGAGAATTACCACGTCCAGAACAAGCCGCATTTCGACACGCTCGAGGTCAAGGGCGGCGGTGACGCGATCTCGGCGGCGCGCGCCGTGCTGCAGACCGGCGAATACGACTACGCCTGGGATACACTGGTCGAGGACGAAGTCCTTAAGCGCATGGAGACTGGCGGCCGCGGCAAGATCAGCGCAGCGCAGGCCGGCGACGTGGAGTTCATCACCCTGAACACCACCGACCCATGGACCGAGGTCGACGGCGAGCGTTCCAGCGTCAAGACCAAGCACCCGACGCTGAGCGACCCGGCCGTGCGCCAGGCGATCAACCTGCTGATCGACCGCGACTCGATCCAGAAGTTCATCTATGGCCGCGGCGGCATCGCGACGGCGAGCTTCGTCAACCAGCCGAAGCAGTTCAAGTCGGAGAAGCTGAAATACGAGTTCAGCGTCGAGAAGGCCAACAAGATCCTCGACGAGGCCGGCTGGAAGAAGGGCGCCGACGGCATCCGCGAGAAGGATGGCAAGAAGCTCAAGTTCGTCTTCCAGACCTCGATCAACGCGCCGCGTCAGAAGGTCCAGGCGATCATCAAGCAGGCCTGCCAGCGCGCCGGCATCGATCTCGAGCTGAAGTCGGTGACCGCGTCCGTGTTCTTCTCCTCGGACGTCGCCAACCCCGACACCTACACCAAGCTCTATGTCGACATGGAGATGTACACGACGACGCAGCCGCAGCCGGATCCGGAGCGCTTCCTGAACCAGTTCGTGTCCTGGGAAATCGCCAACAAGGAGAACAAGTGGCTCGGCCGCAACGTCTCGCGTTACTCCGACCCGGCGGCTGACGAGGCCTACAAGGCTGCCCAGAAGGAACTCGACCCGGCCAAGCGCGCTGCGCTGCTGATCAAGGTCAACGAGATCTTCTGCGAAGCCAACGTGATCCTGCCGGTCCTGTCGCGGACCAAGGTCGTCGCTGCGGCGCTGACCCTCGCGCATGATCACAGCGGTTGGGACGTCGACACCTGGAACCTCGCGTCCTGGTATCGCAACTAA